A window of Candidatus Binatia bacterium contains these coding sequences:
- a CDS encoding type II toxin-antitoxin system HicB family antitoxin — translation MTFKVETEQETDGRWIAEIDALPGALAYGSTVEEATARVQVLALRVLADRLEHGETGPDLMTISFAAA, via the coding sequence ATGACGTTCAAAGTCGAGACCGAGCAAGAGACGGACGGGCGATGGATTGCGGAGATCGACGCGCTGCCCGGTGCACTGGCGTATGGCTCGACCGTCGAGGAAGCGACGGCGAGGGTGCAGGTACTTGCCTTGCGCGTGCTCGCTGATCGCCTCGAGCACGGTGAAACCGGACCCGACCTGATGACCATCTCCTTTGCCGCTGCATGA